A region of Elusimicrobiota bacterium DNA encodes the following proteins:
- a CDS encoding electron transport complex subunit E, with protein sequence MSLKKLSNEFTKGIVKENPVLGLMLGLCSVLAVSTEAKNAIGMGCAMTFVLLGANILISLLRKTIPQKVRIPVFLIVIGSFTTIVDLLMNAYFPLIHKNLGIFIPLIVVNCIIIARAEAFASKKLVLDSMIDALGMGLGYTLVLFIIASIREITSNGSFFGLKLFAEFTPVLIMMLPPGAFITIGLLIAILRTIKK encoded by the coding sequence ATGAGTTTAAAAAAACTGTCAAATGAGTTCACAAAAGGAATAGTCAAAGAAAATCCTGTCTTAGGTTTGATGCTCGGGCTCTGCTCGGTACTTGCTGTTTCAACTGAAGCAAAAAATGCAATCGGAATGGGTTGTGCGATGACATTTGTGCTTTTAGGTGCTAACATTCTGATTTCGCTACTTAGAAAAACAATTCCACAAAAAGTTCGTATCCCAGTATTTTTAATCGTCATAGGTTCATTCACAACGATTGTTGATTTATTAATGAATGCCTATTTTCCGTTGATTCATAAAAATCTCGGTATCTTTATCCCGCTAATTGTCGTCAATTGTATAATTATTGCCCGTGCGGAAGCATTCGCTTCAAAAAAACTTGTATTGGATTCTATGATTGACGCACTCGGTATGGGTTTGGGCTACACTTTAGTTCTATTTATCATAGCATCCATCAGAGAAATTACATCTAATGGTTCATTTTTTGGACTTAAACTTTTTGCTGAGTTCACACCTGTTTTAATTATGATGCTACCACCCGGTGCATTTATTACGATAGGCCTTTTGATAGCAATTTTGAGAACGATAAAAAAATAA
- a CDS encoding RnfABCDGE type electron transport complex subunit G — protein sequence MKEIVKLGKYLFIICVIAGLALAVTSYFTSKKIAQRKLIAEQEALKEVLPSASNFQAKDIYTEGFDTQNNTVGYILKITAVGYSSEISALIGLDKEFKITGIKILSQNETPGLGTKIIEHSFLSQFIGKFSEEVLLKKDGGKIDAITSATISSRAITNAIREKINEFKKTVK from the coding sequence ATGAAAGAAATTGTTAAACTTGGGAAATATCTTTTTATTATCTGTGTGATTGCAGGACTTGCACTTGCAGTAACAAGTTATTTTACATCCAAAAAAATTGCACAACGGAAGTTGATAGCGGAACAGGAAGCACTTAAAGAAGTTCTGCCATCAGCCTCAAATTTTCAAGCAAAAGATATTTATACCGAAGGATTTGATACTCAAAACAATACTGTTGGTTATATATTAAAAATTACCGCTGTCGGTTATTCAAGTGAGATTTCTGCACTCATCGGGCTTGATAAAGAGTTCAAAATAACTGGTATAAAAATTCTATCCCAAAATGAAACACCAGGGCTTGGCACCAAAATAATCGAGCATAGTTTTCTATCGCAGTTTATTGGCAAATTTTCCGAAGAGGTTTTATTAAAAAAAGATGGTGGTAAAATAGACGCAATAACATCCGCAACGATTTCTTCTCGGGCAATAACGAATGCTATAAGAGAAAAAATAAATGAGTTTAAAAAAACTGTCAAATGA
- the rsxA gene encoding electron transport complex subunit RsxA, producing the protein MRELVLLLLATIFVNNFVFARFLGLCPYMGVSKKISDAIGMGLAVIFVLLMAAVSAWFIQYFVLNPLHIEYLQTIVFILVIATLVQFVEIVIMKTSPALYRALGIYLPLISTNCIILAVAILNIRENHNLIKTVVFTVGAGLGFTLALVLMSSIRERLELAEVPKSLKGEPIAFIIAGLIAIAFFGFTGMM; encoded by the coding sequence ATGAGAGAGTTAGTTTTGCTTTTACTGGCGACTATTTTCGTCAATAATTTTGTTTTTGCACGATTTTTGGGGCTATGTCCATATATGGGTGTTTCCAAAAAAATATCGGATGCAATCGGTATGGGCTTGGCTGTTATTTTTGTGCTTCTGATGGCTGCGGTTTCAGCTTGGTTTATTCAATACTTTGTTCTTAATCCGCTCCATATAGAATATCTGCAGACGATTGTTTTTATTCTTGTAATAGCTACGCTTGTTCAGTTTGTAGAGATAGTTATTATGAAAACTTCACCTGCGCTTTATAGAGCATTAGGAATTTATCTTCCGTTGATTTCTACAAATTGTATAATTCTGGCAGTTGCGATTTTAAATATCAGAGAAAATCATAATCTTATAAAAACGGTTGTATTTACTGTTGGTGCTGGTCTAGGTTTTACGCTTGCTTTGGTTTTAATGTCGTCTATTAGAGAACGTCTTGAATTAGCAGAAGTCCCGAAATCGCTTAAAGGCGAGCCGATAGCGTTTATTATTGCTGGACTTATAGCAATCGCATTTTTTGGTTTCACAGGGATGATGTAA
- the rsxC gene encoding electron transport complex subunit RsxC codes for MNKFKGGIQIPERKHTKNIPIEEMPLPQQAVVPLSQHTGLPAKPVVKTGDFVKTGQLIAEATAFISATLHSPVSGKITAIESRLHPCGYNFDSIIIESDNKDETVEFKGKNPDKLFPNEIVEIIKNAGIVGLGGAAFPTHVKLSPPKEKKIDSVILNGCECEPYLTCDYRVMLEETEKVFSGFNLVMKILNTENGYIAIEDNKPEAIEKMNVIVKEMKQHPNPALPAKLKIVKLKTKYPQGAEKQLIKAVLKREVPSSGLPMDVGCIVHNVQTAKAIHQAIYEGQPLYERIITVDGNVKRPGNLKVRIGTPLSQVLDYCGGFTDDVKKIIAGGPMMGITQFSLDVPVVKGMSGIVALTEKESKHYEPTNCIRCGKCIDVCPTGLVPTLISRLVEKKRYEELKNYNPLDCIECGCCAYECPAKIHLVQNIKLAKVMIQK; via the coding sequence ATGAATAAATTCAAAGGTGGCATACAAATACCTGAACGCAAACACACAAAAAATATACCAATTGAAGAAATGCCACTGCCCCAACAAGCAGTTGTGCCATTATCCCAACATACTGGTTTACCTGCAAAGCCCGTTGTAAAAACTGGCGACTTCGTCAAAACCGGACAACTGATTGCCGAAGCAACAGCTTTTATCTCGGCAACTTTGCACTCGCCTGTTTCAGGAAAGATTACTGCGATTGAAAGTCGCCTTCATCCCTGTGGATATAATTTTGATTCAATAATCATTGAATCCGATAACAAAGACGAGACGGTTGAGTTTAAAGGAAAAAATCCGGATAAACTTTTTCCGAACGAAATTGTTGAAATTATAAAGAATGCAGGTATTGTCGGGCTTGGTGGAGCAGCATTCCCGACACATGTAAAACTTTCGCCACCAAAAGAGAAAAAAATTGATAGCGTTATACTAAATGGCTGTGAATGTGAACCATATCTTACCTGCGACTATAGAGTAATGCTTGAAGAGACGGAAAAAGTTTTTAGTGGGTTCAATCTTGTAATGAAAATTCTAAATACAGAAAATGGCTATATCGCAATTGAAGATAACAAACCTGAAGCAATAGAAAAAATGAATGTTATTGTGAAGGAAATGAAACAACATCCCAACCCAGCCCTACCCGCTAAACTTAAAATTGTAAAATTGAAAACAAAATATCCACAAGGTGCTGAGAAACAATTGATAAAAGCGGTATTAAAAAGAGAAGTTCCATCAAGCGGTCTTCCGATGGATGTTGGCTGCATCGTCCATAATGTCCAAACTGCAAAAGCGATACATCAGGCGATCTATGAAGGGCAACCGCTTTACGAACGGATAATAACGGTTGATGGAAATGTAAAGCGACCCGGTAACCTAAAAGTTCGTATTGGGACACCGTTGTCACAAGTGCTTGATTACTGCGGTGGGTTTACCGACGATGTAAAAAAAATTATCGCAGGCGGTCCAATGATGGGTATAACTCAATTCTCGCTTGATGTCCCGGTAGTAAAAGGAATGTCAGGAATTGTTGCGCTGACTGAAAAGGAGTCAAAACATTATGAGCCAACAAATTGTATCCGTTGTGGAAAATGTATTGATGTTTGTCCGACGGGACTTGTGCCGACACTAATATCGCGTCTGGTTGAGAAAAAAAGGTACGAAGAATTAAAAAATTACAATCCGCTTGACTGCATAGAATGCGGATGCTGTGCTTACGAATGTCCGGCAAAGATCCATCTTGTTCAAAATATAAAATTAGCCAAAGTAATGATTCAGAAGTAA
- a CDS encoding metalloregulator ArsR/SmtB family transcription factor, translating to MKPLLWIFKAVANQRRIGILEILHQKRETTLNDIMKRFRISKPAAVQHLKKLEQVGMIKSHMKKSKVYFTLNPKRVLRFNRKIFKMIKQQRTKR from the coding sequence ATGAAACCATTGTTATGGATTTTCAAAGCGGTTGCTAATCAGAGACGGATTGGGATTTTAGAAATTTTGCATCAGAAGAGAGAAACAACTTTGAATGATATTATGAAACGATTCAGGATTTCAAAACCCGCTGCAGTACAACACCTTAAGAAATTAGAACAGGTGGGAATGATAAAATCACATATGAAAAAGTCAAAAGTTTATTTTACTTTGAATCCCAAACGGGTATTAAGATTTAACAGGAAGATATTCAAAATGATAAAACAACAAAGAACGAAACGATAA
- a CDS encoding RnfABCDGE type electron transport complex subunit D, which produces MKVTISPAPHIKSQQTTKKIMLSVFSALLPTGLWGIYKFGIHAGYVILTSIASCVLFEYISQKFIFKTKVKISDGSAALTGLLMAYCLPPNISLWQVCIGSFFAIFITKECFGGIGFNIFNPALVGRAVLLASFPSAMTKWQIDGITSATPLGILKEKLTGSLPSYTDLFIGNIPGSIGEVSKILLILGALYLFRRKIISWHIPITYILTVAVLSIPFKQDPIFQLLSGGLILGAFFMATDYVTSPLFVKGKIIFGFGCGLLTVLIRNLGSYPEGVCYSILIMNILVPLIDRCTKPRIFGRKR; this is translated from the coding sequence ATGAAAGTTACTATTTCACCTGCACCACATATTAAATCGCAACAGACCACAAAAAAAATTATGCTGTCCGTTTTTTCGGCATTATTACCGACGGGATTGTGGGGTATCTATAAATTCGGTATTCACGCAGGTTATGTAATTTTAACATCTATTGCAAGTTGTGTTTTATTTGAATATATTTCACAAAAGTTTATTTTTAAGACAAAAGTTAAAATTTCCGACGGCAGTGCGGCACTTACCGGACTTTTGATGGCTTATTGCTTGCCACCTAATATATCATTATGGCAGGTTTGTATCGGTTCGTTTTTTGCGATTTTTATAACAAAAGAATGTTTCGGCGGAATAGGGTTCAATATTTTCAATCCGGCATTGGTCGGTCGTGCGGTACTATTGGCATCTTTTCCGTCCGCTATGACAAAATGGCAGATTGACGGTATCACATCGGCGACGCCATTAGGTATTTTGAAAGAAAAACTTACCGGTTCGCTACCGTCATATACGGATTTGTTTATCGGCAATATTCCCGGTTCTATCGGCGAGGTATCAAAAATACTTTTAATTTTAGGTGCTTTATATCTGTTTCGGCGAAAAATTATTTCTTGGCATATTCCAATAACATATATTTTGACAGTCGCAGTTCTATCAATTCCATTCAAACAGGATCCGATTTTTCAACTTTTGTCAGGTGGTCTGATTTTGGGTGCATTTTTTATGGCAACTGATTATGTGACAAGCCCATTGTTTGTAAAAGGAAAAATTATTTTTGGATTCGGCTGCGGGCTTTTGACAGTTTTGATAAGAAATCTTGGTTCCTATCCCGAAGGTGTCTGCTATTCTATTCTGATTATGAATATTTTGGTGCCTTTAATTGACCGATGCACAAAACCACGAATTTTTGGACGGAAGCGTTAA